A stretch of Faecalibacterium duncaniae DNA encodes these proteins:
- the cmk gene encoding (d)CMP kinase: MVSVAIDGPAGAGKSTLARRLAAEMGYIYVDTGAMFRTIGLYALRKGVDPKDNAAVNTLLPEIGLRVDCIDGEQHIYLNGEDVSTAIRTEEAGMAASAVGANPEVRAFLLELQRGMTKTQNVLMDGRDIGTVVLPDATVKIFLTAAPEARARRRWLEYQQKGMEVAFEDVLADVKQRDYQDTHRAAAPLKQAEDAVLLDTSDLNFEQSLAAMKKIIAEKVN; the protein is encoded by the coding sequence ATGGTTTCAGTTGCAATCGACGGCCCTGCGGGGGCAGGCAAATCCACCCTGGCGCGGCGGCTGGCCGCAGAGATGGGCTACATCTATGTGGATACCGGTGCCATGTTCCGCACCATCGGCCTGTATGCCCTGCGCAAGGGCGTGGACCCGAAGGACAATGCGGCGGTCAACACCCTGCTGCCGGAGATCGGCCTGCGGGTGGACTGCATTGACGGGGAGCAGCATATCTATCTGAACGGTGAGGACGTGAGCACCGCCATCCGCACGGAGGAGGCCGGCATGGCCGCCTCTGCCGTGGGTGCCAACCCGGAAGTCCGCGCCTTCCTGCTGGAGCTGCAGCGCGGCATGACCAAGACCCAGAACGTCCTGATGGATGGCCGGGATATCGGCACTGTGGTGCTGCCGGATGCCACTGTCAAGATCTTTCTGACCGCCGCCCCCGAAGCCCGGGCCAGACGGCGCTGGCTGGAATACCAGCAGAAGGGCATGGAGGTCGCCTTTGAGGATGTGCTGGCTGATGTGAAGCAGCGGGACTATCAGGACACCCACCGTGCCGCCGCCCCCCTGAAACAGGCCGAGGATGCAGTGCTGCTGGATACCTCTGACCTCAACTTTGAGCAGAGCCTTGCGGCGATGAAAAAGATTATTGCAGAAAAGGTTAATTAA
- the hemW gene encoding radical SAM family heme chaperone HemW, which translates to MSLGLYLHIPYCFSKCRYCDFYSAPGQRGVPTQYVDALLRELARFAPEAPLHPDTIYFGGGTPSLLSPADAARLIAAAAPAPGAEITLEANPETVTEQTLCGFREAGVNRISFGVQSARDSQLKTLGRPHTARQARAAFAAARRAGFTNISGDIMLALPHYTQAEFDETLELIAEGGATHISAYLLKIEPDSAFGRHPPEGLPSPDEAADFYLYAVEHLEHHGYRQYEISNFAKPGYEGRHNLIYWDCGDYLGLGPAAHSCMGGRRFYYPSDTEAFLNDKAAPVMDGGCGAEDYLILQLRLRKGLDLAAYKARYGKEFSTAQLAFVKNCVKSGYATFDGSTLALTPAGLIVQNSILAELL; encoded by the coding sequence ATGTCTCTTGGACTTTATCTGCATATTCCCTACTGCTTTTCCAAATGCCGGTATTGTGATTTCTATTCTGCCCCCGGCCAGCGCGGCGTGCCCACCCAGTATGTGGATGCCCTTCTGCGGGAGCTTGCCCGCTTTGCGCCGGAAGCGCCTCTTCACCCGGACACGATCTATTTTGGCGGCGGCACCCCCAGCCTGCTCTCCCCTGCCGATGCCGCCCGGCTCATTGCGGCGGCAGCTCCGGCACCCGGGGCGGAGATCACGCTGGAGGCCAACCCTGAGACCGTAACCGAGCAGACCCTGTGCGGTTTCCGGGAAGCCGGGGTGAACCGCATCTCTTTCGGGGTACAGTCGGCCCGGGACAGCCAGCTGAAAACGCTGGGCCGCCCCCACACCGCCCGGCAGGCCCGGGCTGCCTTTGCGGCGGCACGGCGGGCAGGCTTTACCAACATCAGCGGCGACATTATGCTGGCCCTGCCCCATTATACGCAGGCCGAGTTCGACGAGACACTGGAGCTCATTGCGGAGGGCGGGGCAACGCACATCTCCGCTTACCTCTTAAAGATCGAACCGGATTCCGCCTTTGGCAGGCACCCGCCCGAGGGTCTGCCCTCCCCCGACGAAGCAGCAGACTTTTACCTCTACGCCGTGGAGCACCTGGAGCACCACGGATACCGGCAGTATGAGATCTCGAACTTTGCAAAGCCCGGCTATGAGGGCAGGCACAACCTCATCTACTGGGACTGTGGGGATTACCTCGGCCTTGGCCCGGCGGCGCACTCCTGCATGGGCGGCAGACGATTCTATTACCCCTCTGACACCGAGGCCTTCCTGAACGACAAAGCAGCCCCCGTTATGGACGGAGGCTGCGGCGCAGAGGACTATCTCATTTTACAGCTGCGGCTGCGCAAGGGGCTGGATCTTGCCGCCTATAAGGCCCGCTACGGGAAGGAGTTTTCCACCGCCCAGCTCGCCTTTGTGAAAAACTGTGTGAAGTCCGGCTATGCCACCTTCGATGGCAGCACCCTTGCCCTCACCCCCGCCGGTCTCATTGTGCAGAACAGCATTCTGGCAGAGCTGCTGTGA
- a CDS encoding M23 family metallopeptidase, with product MEQIRKFLRDKGFALALLACLVAAAAAGVWAVRTVRDELDKNLSGLKTPDSTSTAPGIDEGLSTTTPQEDETTWEWPTEPAANSVSNVPKAASSASRSASSASSAPQAGSGSVREPSALQGASSPASSSAAPASTQPVSGRVLNGYSGDELVYNKTLGDWRTHNGIDYACAKDAAVQSPTAGTVVLAGSDGSWGPTVAIKDSAGRVWRLCGVASPAVKEGETVSAGQTLGKVGSVSCECAEESHIHLEVKQDDSYLDPAKLMQ from the coding sequence ATGGAACAGATCAGGAAATTTCTGCGGGACAAAGGGTTTGCACTGGCACTGCTGGCCTGTCTGGTGGCGGCAGCGGCGGCGGGGGTCTGGGCGGTGCGCACCGTGCGCGACGAGCTGGACAAGAACCTTTCGGGCCTGAAGACACCGGACAGCACATCCACGGCCCCCGGCATCGATGAGGGGCTTTCCACCACCACGCCACAGGAGGACGAAACAACATGGGAATGGCCGACCGAACCCGCCGCAAACAGTGTAAGCAATGTGCCCAAGGCGGCCTCCTCGGCATCGCGGAGTGCATCTTCGGCCTCCTCTGCGCCGCAGGCTGGCTCTGGCTCGGTGCGCGAACCATCCGCGCTGCAAGGTGCATCCTCGCCTGCCAGCAGTTCGGCAGCGCCTGCTTCCACGCAGCCGGTCTCTGGCAGGGTGCTCAATGGATACAGCGGCGATGAGCTGGTCTACAACAAGACCCTGGGCGACTGGCGCACCCACAACGGCATCGACTATGCCTGCGCAAAGGATGCTGCCGTCCAAAGCCCCACGGCGGGCACGGTGGTGCTGGCCGGTTCCGATGGCAGCTGGGGCCCCACTGTGGCGATCAAGGACAGTGCGGGCCGTGTCTGGCGGCTCTGCGGCGTGGCCAGCCCGGCGGTGAAGGAGGGCGAGACGGTCAGTGCTGGGCAGACATTGGGTAAAGTGGGCAGCGTCAGCTGTGAATGCGCCGAGGAAAGCCATATCCACCTGGAAGTGAAGCAGGACGACAGTTATCTTGACCCCGCAAAACTGATGCAGTGA
- a CDS encoding Bax inhibitor-1/YccA family protein: MDYRNYDRGYAEPTMSASDYMTRTYRWMACGLLITFAMAYLTATTSLIYLVDSLYLVLTIAELALVFVLSSRVQTMSVGAARATFFGYALLNGMVLSYYFLVFSASTLIMALLATSLYFGLMAVYGTTTHKDLTGWGPRLMMALVAMIITGFVGMLFGFGFGGSVLYCGIGLVVFMLLTAYDTQKLQQMYSYYSADAEMAEKASIYGALTLYLDFINIFLYVVRLMGNNRRRS, from the coding sequence ATGGATTACAGAAATTATGACCGCGGCTATGCGGAGCCCACGATGAGCGCATCGGACTATATGACCCGCACCTACCGCTGGATGGCCTGCGGCCTGCTCATCACCTTCGCCATGGCCTATCTCACTGCGACGACCTCGCTCATCTATCTGGTCGATTCGCTCTATCTTGTGCTGACCATTGCGGAGCTGGCGCTGGTATTCGTGCTGAGCTCCCGGGTGCAGACCATGTCGGTGGGAGCTGCCCGCGCGACCTTTTTCGGTTATGCACTGCTCAACGGCATGGTGCTGAGCTACTATTTCCTTGTTTTCTCGGCAAGCACCCTGATCATGGCGCTGCTGGCAACGTCCCTTTACTTCGGGCTGATGGCTGTTTACGGCACCACCACCCATAAGGACCTGACCGGCTGGGGCCCCCGCCTGATGATGGCTCTGGTTGCCATGATCATCACCGGCTTTGTGGGGATGCTGTTCGGCTTCGGCTTTGGCGGCTCGGTGCTCTACTGCGGCATCGGTCTGGTGGTGTTCATGCTGCTGACCGCTTACGATACCCAGAAGCTGCAGCAGATGTACAGCTACTACTCCGCTGATGCTGAGATGGCCGAAAAGGCTTCCATCTATGGCGCGCTGACCCTGTATCTGGACTTCATCAACATCTTCCTGTATGTTGTCCGCCTGATGGGCAACAACCGCCGCCGCAGCTGA
- a CDS encoding lysophospholipid acyltransferase family protein has protein sequence MVLYYILLPLAWLVFHIGFRVHTVGRENLRKVQTKGCIIAPNHVSAIDPVFIVISRFWGRRMLVFAKKELFEINALLTWFFRCCGALCVRGTKEELEIIDRTVEACRAGETLLIFPEGTREKEGRLLPPKSGLFVIAAQAGVDVVPVRIRYDTPDGKMRLFCRVNVIYGEPMPAAQFAMESRRDMKVLRANKQALLDAWEQLK, from the coding sequence ATGGTACTATATTACATACTGCTGCCGCTGGCCTGGCTGGTGTTCCACATCGGCTTCCGGGTCCATACCGTTGGCCGCGAGAATCTGCGCAAGGTGCAGACCAAAGGCTGCATCATTGCCCCCAACCACGTTTCAGCCATTGACCCGGTGTTCATCGTCATCAGCCGGTTCTGGGGCAGGCGGATGCTCGTTTTTGCCAAAAAGGAGCTGTTTGAGATCAACGCCCTGCTCACCTGGTTCTTCCGCTGCTGCGGCGCGCTCTGCGTGCGCGGCACCAAGGAGGAGCTGGAGATCATTGACCGGACCGTGGAGGCCTGCCGGGCGGGGGAGACCCTGCTCATCTTCCCGGAGGGCACCCGCGAAAAAGAGGGCAGGCTCCTGCCGCCCAAGAGCGGCCTGTTCGTCATTGCGGCGCAGGCCGGGGTGGATGTGGTGCCGGTGCGCATCCGCTACGATACGCCGGACGGGAAGATGCGGCTGTTCTGCCGGGTGAACGTCATCTACGGCGAGCCGATGCCCGCCGCCCAGTTCGCCATGGAGAGCCGCCGGGATATGAAGGTGCTCCGGGCCAATAAGCAGGCACTGCTGGATGCCTGGGAACAGCTGAAGTGA
- a CDS encoding NAD(P)/FAD-dependent oxidoreductase codes for MAKVLIVGAGAAGLMAAGAAVRQGHQVTVLEHTDKPGQKILVTGKGRCNVTNDCTAEEFLHHVRTNPRFLFSSLGAFPPARTMELFESLGVELKVERGRRVFPVSDKAEEIRQALLRYAQDAEIVYDGAKKLLLEELPPEPEAAPAVPENPRHPKKKKAGPALRCVGVRGTSGKEYRADAVLVATGGVSYPTTGSTGDGYRLARQAGHTLVEPVPSLVSLVSHDPDCKKMMGLALKNVTLTLFEDGKDIFEEQGEMLFTHFGISGPLTLSASSHLGDMKKHKYHAEIDLKPALSEEQLYDRITRDFALLANHAAQGALVKLLPASMQPVMVARWGIDPATKANQITREQKRELVRLMKHWNVPIDARGDLAHAVITSGGVSVREVDPRTMQSKKALGLYFAGEVLDVDAYTGGYNLQIAFCTAQSFANHL; via the coding sequence ATGGCAAAGGTGTTGATCGTGGGGGCCGGTGCGGCCGGGCTGATGGCGGCGGGGGCCGCTGTGCGGCAGGGGCATCAGGTAACGGTGCTGGAGCATACCGACAAGCCCGGTCAGAAGATCCTGGTCACGGGCAAGGGGCGCTGCAATGTGACCAACGACTGCACCGCGGAGGAGTTTCTGCACCATGTCCGCACCAATCCGCGCTTTCTGTTCTCCTCGCTGGGGGCGTTCCCGCCCGCCAGGACCATGGAGCTGTTCGAGAGCCTGGGCGTGGAGCTGAAGGTGGAGCGCGGCCGCCGGGTGTTCCCGGTGTCCGACAAAGCCGAAGAGATCCGGCAGGCACTGCTCCGCTACGCACAGGACGCGGAGATCGTCTATGACGGGGCAAAAAAGCTGCTTCTGGAAGAGCTGCCCCCGGAGCCGGAAGCCGCCCCTGCCGTGCCGGAAAATCCGCGCCATCCCAAAAAGAAAAAAGCCGGGCCTGCCCTGCGCTGTGTCGGTGTGCGGGGGACTTCCGGGAAAGAATACCGGGCCGATGCCGTGCTGGTGGCCACCGGCGGTGTGAGCTACCCCACTACCGGCTCCACCGGTGACGGCTACCGGCTGGCCCGGCAGGCCGGGCACACCCTTGTGGAGCCGGTGCCCAGTCTGGTCAGTCTGGTCAGCCATGACCCGGACTGCAAAAAGATGATGGGGCTTGCCCTGAAAAATGTGACCCTGACCCTTTTTGAGGACGGCAAGGACATCTTTGAGGAGCAGGGCGAGATGCTGTTCACCCACTTTGGCATCAGCGGCCCGCTGACCCTGAGCGCGTCCAGCCATCTGGGTGATATGAAAAAACACAAGTACCACGCCGAGATCGACCTGAAGCCCGCCCTGAGCGAGGAGCAGCTCTATGACCGCATCACCCGGGATTTTGCCCTGCTGGCCAACCATGCCGCCCAGGGGGCGCTGGTCAAGCTGCTGCCTGCCAGTATGCAGCCGGTCATGGTGGCACGCTGGGGCATTGACCCTGCCACAAAGGCCAACCAGATCACCCGGGAGCAGAAGCGGGAGCTGGTGCGCCTGATGAAGCACTGGAACGTGCCCATCGATGCCCGGGGCGACCTGGCCCATGCGGTCATCACTTCCGGCGGCGTGTCCGTGCGGGAGGTGGACCCCAGGACCATGCAGAGCAAGAAGGCGCTGGGCCTTTACTTTGCAGGTGAGGTGCTGGATGTGGATGCCTATACCGGCGGCTACAACCTGCAGATCGCTTTCTGTACGGCGCAGAGTTTTGCAAATCACCTCTGA